The following proteins are encoded in a genomic region of Anaerolineae bacterium:
- a CDS encoding methionine--tRNA ligase, whose protein sequence is MTKQHPNGAKPPYFITTAIPYVNARPHIGHALEFVLTDALARYHRRNGEDVRFLTGTDENSLKNVQAAEREGVSTQALVDRNAAYFYALRDLLHLSFDDFIRTSAEARHLDGVRKLWQACEQNGDIYRRSYQGLYCVGCEQFYTAEELIDGLCPEHRLPPELIAEENYFFRLSRYTDPLSALIESGQLRIVPDTRKNEVLSFIHAGLHDFSISRSRARAHGWGIPVPHDPGQVMYVWFDALGNYITALNYAQEDDLYRRYWQDNPCRVHVIGKGITRFHAVYWPAMLLSAGVRLPTTIFIHGYITLAGEKVSKSLGNAIDPVAVAQQYGAEALRYYLLREIKATEDGDFTWERFVRAYNANLADQLGNLLSRVVGMVTRYYDGLVPAPGPTEAIDQLLLNAAQTLPERVDTAIARFALHEALAAIWDLIAVANKYIVEVQPWVLAKQRRQDPTIEARLATTLYNLAETLRLVADYCHPFLPATGEKIARQLGLALEPNGDWAEVSIWGRYPAGTMVQPDGVLFPKLALPEK, encoded by the coding sequence ATGACCAAGCAACATCCAAACGGTGCCAAACCGCCCTATTTTATCACCACAGCGATTCCTTACGTGAACGCCCGGCCTCACATCGGCCACGCCCTGGAATTTGTTCTCACCGACGCCCTGGCCCGCTACCATCGCCGCAACGGGGAGGATGTGCGCTTTTTGACCGGCACCGATGAAAACAGTCTCAAAAATGTGCAAGCCGCCGAGCGTGAAGGCGTCTCTACCCAGGCTCTGGTTGATCGCAACGCGGCCTACTTTTACGCCCTGCGCGACTTGTTGCACCTGTCGTTTGATGATTTCATTCGCACCAGCGCCGAAGCCCGCCACCTGGACGGCGTCCGCAAATTGTGGCAGGCTTGCGAGCAAAACGGCGACATTTACCGGCGCAGTTATCAGGGTCTCTACTGCGTGGGCTGCGAGCAATTCTACACCGCCGAGGAATTAATTGACGGCCTGTGCCCGGAACATCGCCTCCCGCCGGAACTCATCGCAGAGGAAAACTACTTCTTCCGCCTATCGCGGTACACTGACCCGCTGTCCGCCCTGATTGAGTCCGGCCAATTGCGCATTGTGCCGGACACCCGCAAAAACGAAGTCCTCAGCTTCATCCACGCCGGCTTGCACGATTTCAGCATCTCCCGCTCCCGGGCCAGGGCGCACGGCTGGGGTATCCCCGTGCCTCATGATCCTGGGCAGGTTATGTATGTTTGGTTTGATGCGTTAGGCAACTACATTACCGCCCTAAACTATGCCCAGGAAGATGACCTGTACCGGCGTTATTGGCAGGACAACCCCTGCCGGGTACACGTGATTGGCAAAGGGATCACCCGCTTTCACGCCGTCTACTGGCCCGCCATGCTGCTTTCGGCGGGCGTGCGTTTGCCGACCACCATCTTCATTCATGGCTATATCACCCTGGCCGGGGAAAAAGTGAGCAAATCACTGGGCAATGCCATTGACCCGGTGGCGGTAGCCCAACAATACGGCGCCGAAGCCCTGCGCTACTACCTGCTCCGCGAAATCAAGGCCACCGAAGACGGCGACTTCACCTGGGAGCGGTTCGTCCGCGCCTACAACGCCAACCTGGCCGACCAGTTGGGCAATCTCTTGAGCCGGGTGGTGGGAATGGTCACTCGCTATTACGATGGCCTGGTCCCGGCCCCGGGACCAACCGAAGCCATTGACCAGCTCTTGCTCAACGCCGCCCAGACTCTGCCAGAACGGGTAGACACGGCTATCGCCCGGTTTGCTTTGCACGAGGCCCTGGCCGCGATTTGGGACCTCATCGCTGTAGCCAACAAATACATCGTCGAGGTACAGCCGTGGGTTCTGGCCAAACAGCGTCGGCAAGACCCGACCATCGAGGCCAGATTGGCCACAACTCTCTACAACCTGGCCGAAACGCTACGGTTGGTGGCGGATTATTGCCATCCCTTCTTGCCGGCTACCGGCGAAAAAATCGCCCGGCAACTTGGCCTTGCTCTGGAACCCAACGGGGATTGGGCCGAAGTGTCAATCTGGGGCCGCTACCCGGCCGGCACAATGGTGCAACCTGACGGCGTCCTGTTCCCTAAACTTGCTTTGCCTGAAAAATAG
- a CDS encoding GNAT family N-acetyltransferase has product MSAPHDTLNLPRPLGDGLVLRLAAPEDTEAVAEFNSRIHLMDGEPMSFLPAWTRVLMLGQHPTMLAQDFVLVEDTQAHKIVSATCLIPQIWHYHGIPFKMGQPELVGTDPAYRRRGLARHVFEAIHTLSDAYGHQVQGITGIPWFYRQFGYEYALNLGGGRNLPVSRVPELKEDETEPYRVRPATEADIPTLIRLYQRCAVDKLVTVPMDETRWLYELRHRHFMGRVNCLTNADNDVVGTYSYSAELWGSRVETWALAVAEGISLRTVLPTVARALKAHGEARLAALNENNKDGPKREFTTIRFGLGADHPAYEAFDAQLDKLQNPYGWYIRVPDVPGFMRHIAPALEKRLADSVMSGYSGELKITFYRGGLRLVFEQGRLAVAEAWRQPADEKERAGAGFPPLVFLKLLFGYRSLAELRNAYPDCWAEEEPALLLNALFPRQASWVMQMV; this is encoded by the coding sequence ATGTCTGCACCACACGATACCCTAAATCTACCCCGCCCCCTGGGCGATGGCCTGGTTCTGCGCCTGGCCGCCCCGGAGGATACCGAAGCCGTGGCCGAATTCAACTCGCGGATTCATCTGATGGACGGGGAGCCGATGAGCTTTTTACCTGCCTGGACCAGAGTATTGATGTTAGGCCAACACCCGACCATGCTGGCCCAAGATTTTGTGCTGGTAGAAGATACTCAGGCCCACAAAATTGTCAGCGCCACCTGCCTTATTCCGCAAATATGGCATTACCATGGCATTCCTTTTAAAATGGGCCAGCCCGAACTGGTCGGCACCGACCCGGCCTACCGGCGGCGCGGCCTGGCCCGCCATGTCTTTGAGGCCATTCACACCTTGAGCGACGCCTACGGCCATCAAGTGCAGGGCATCACCGGCATCCCCTGGTTTTACCGCCAGTTTGGTTACGAGTACGCCCTGAACTTGGGAGGCGGTCGCAATTTACCCGTGAGCAGGGTGCCGGAGTTGAAAGAGGATGAAACCGAACCATACCGGGTTCGCCCGGCCACGGAAGCCGACATCCCTACCCTGATCCGTCTTTATCAACGCTGCGCCGTGGACAAATTGGTGACCGTGCCAATGGATGAGACTCGCTGGCTCTACGAACTGAGACACCGCCACTTTATGGGGCGGGTCAACTGCCTGACCAACGCCGACAACGACGTGGTTGGCACCTATTCCTATTCGGCTGAACTATGGGGGTCCCGGGTGGAAACCTGGGCGCTGGCGGTGGCCGAAGGGATTTCCCTACGGACGGTTTTGCCTACCGTTGCGCGCGCGCTCAAGGCGCACGGCGAAGCGCGTCTGGCCGCCCTTAATGAAAACAACAAGGATGGCCCAAAGAGAGAATTCACCACCATTCGGTTTGGCCTGGGCGCCGACCACCCGGCCTATGAAGCGTTTGACGCTCAATTGGATAAGTTGCAGAACCCTTACGGCTGGTACATCCGCGTGCCGGATGTGCCGGGTTTTATGCGCCATATTGCCCCGGCCCTGGAAAAACGACTGGCCGATTCGGTGATGAGTGGTTATAGCGGCGAATTAAAAATCACCTTTTACCGGGGCGGATTGCGCCTGGTATTTGAGCAAGGCCGGTTGGCTGTTGCCGAAGCGTGGCGGCAGCCTGCCGATGAAAAAGAACGGGCCGGAGCCGGATTCCCGCCCCTGGTCTTTTTGAAACTGCTCTTTGGGTATCGCTCCCTGGCCGAACTGCGCAACGCCTATCCCGATTGTTGGGCCGAGGAAGAGCCGGCGCTGCTGCTCAACGCGCTCTTTCCCCGGCAGGCCTCGTGGGTTATGCAAATGGTCTAG
- a CDS encoding patatin-like phospholipase family protein — MQSPKIGLVLGGGGSRGLAHIGVLEVLQREQIPIDLIVATSMGAIIGSLFALGLSPAQIADGMQALQSNSLGLKVAGARTRQRLVRKQLAGVMEGKTFADLNLPVTLMAVDMIHGEEVALSQGPLLPAVLASSAVPGAFPPLKLKGMELADGGVIDSLATHVAYAQGAEKVIAVDVYPPLEKDDPWTDPISAILGVQLPPPIFSTNGNGKNKIPTAAASMWRSVRVMTWYLHQQRLAAHPAHVLLRPQVNNYRSLDFKEIDAPIQAGVAETERHLAALKALTETRANV; from the coding sequence ATGCAATCACCTAAAATTGGTTTAGTTTTGGGCGGCGGCGGCAGTCGCGGCCTGGCCCATATTGGGGTACTGGAAGTTTTGCAGCGCGAGCAGATTCCCATTGACTTGATTGTGGCCACCAGTATGGGCGCGATCATCGGCTCGCTCTTTGCTTTGGGCCTTAGCCCGGCTCAAATAGCCGATGGGATGCAAGCCTTACAGAGTAATTCTCTGGGCCTGAAGGTGGCCGGGGCGCGGACCCGGCAGCGGCTGGTGCGCAAACAATTGGCCGGGGTAATGGAAGGCAAAACCTTTGCCGATCTCAACTTGCCGGTCACCTTGATGGCCGTGGACATGATCCACGGTGAGGAAGTAGCCTTATCTCAAGGGCCGTTGCTGCCGGCGGTTTTGGCCAGCAGCGCCGTGCCCGGCGCTTTTCCGCCCCTCAAACTCAAGGGCATGGAACTGGCCGACGGCGGCGTGATTGACAGCCTGGCCACCCACGTGGCTTACGCCCAGGGCGCGGAAAAGGTGATTGCGGTAGACGTTTACCCGCCTCTGGAAAAGGATGACCCCTGGACCGACCCCATCAGCGCCATCTTGGGCGTGCAATTGCCTCCCCCTATTTTCAGCACCAACGGCAACGGCAAAAACAAAATCCCTACGGCGGCGGCTTCGATGTGGCGCTCGGTGCGGGTGATGACCTGGTATCTCCACCAACAACGCCTGGCGGCGCATCCGGCGCACGTGCTGCTCCGGCCCCAGGTAAATAATTACCGCTCCCTTGATTTTAAGGAGATTGACGCGCCTATTCAGGCCGGGGTGGCTGAAACGGAGCGACACCTGGCCGCCTTGAAAGCCCTCACAGAAACGCGCGCCAATGTTTAA
- a CDS encoding long-chain fatty acid--CoA ligase, which translates to MVPGAEIYDVGSAKHKVQLERHRAVNRAVEGFIGDRYRSWRDLEGDSGELIKKRPWLPSYGKDIPPTVPIPRQPLPKFLEGAADWLPKRTATIFYGARLTYQQLDRQVNQFAHVLHGLGVKSGDRVMVILPNMPQMIVAYYGTLKIGGVVVMSNPEADAAEITRQIKQTTPAVLVTLRDFAHLVGEIQQATGLDKIILADLRDAVSPGVFRKLLARWELKRPKAKKSAENLPPGCWLMSELMLDAALTPPAVPVSSQDLAAILYTSGTTDEPKGVCLTHANLVANALQTRHWIKDLYYGEETFLSVVPLTHSYGMTNAMNIPLALAATIVLLPVFELEQVLKHIKKYKPTLFPGVPSMYTAINQAPNVRSYNLKSIKVCVSGAAPLPIEVQEAFEKLTRGRLVEGYGLTEASPVTHANPLYGVRKVGSIGVPIPNTDVKIVDLATGADLPARQIGELVVKGPQVMQGYWRDEESTQTVLKNGWLYTGDVAVMDNEGYFQIISRKRDTIMAGDYSVYPRDVEEVLYENSKVLEAAVVGVPTLENGQPVAKIKAFVVPRPGTHLSQEELLALCRRRLDEYAVPWEIEFRPELPKSFIGKVLRRMLVEESVEESVEENETKK; encoded by the coding sequence ATGGTGCCCGGGGCGGAAATTTACGACGTCGGCTCCGCCAAACACAAGGTTCAGCTAGAACGCCACCGGGCCGTCAACCGGGCCGTTGAGGGATTCATCGGCGATAGATACCGTTCCTGGCGCGACCTGGAGGGGGACAGCGGTGAACTTATTAAAAAGCGGCCCTGGCTGCCCAGTTATGGCAAAGACATTCCGCCTACCGTGCCCATTCCCCGCCAGCCTTTGCCCAAATTTTTAGAAGGCGCGGCAGATTGGCTGCCCAAACGCACGGCCACCATTTTTTACGGCGCGCGCCTCACCTATCAGCAACTTGACCGCCAGGTGAATCAATTTGCCCATGTTTTGCACGGCCTGGGGGTCAAATCAGGCGACCGGGTGATGGTGATTTTGCCCAACATGCCCCAGATGATTGTGGCCTATTATGGCACCCTCAAAATTGGCGGGGTGGTGGTCATGTCAAACCCCGAGGCCGACGCCGCCGAAATCACCCGGCAGATCAAACAAACCACGCCGGCCGTGTTGGTCACTCTGCGGGATTTTGCCCACCTGGTGGGGGAGATTCAACAGGCCACCGGCCTTGATAAAATCATTTTGGCCGACTTGCGCGATGCCGTTTCCCCCGGCGTGTTTCGTAAACTACTGGCCCGCTGGGAACTCAAACGGCCCAAAGCCAAAAAGTCAGCCGAGAATCTACCCCCCGGCTGCTGGTTGATGTCTGAACTGATGCTGGACGCGGCTTTAACGCCCCCGGCTGTTCCTGTGTCCAGTCAAGATTTGGCCGCCATCCTTTACACCAGCGGCACCACCGACGAGCCAAAAGGCGTGTGCCTGACCCACGCCAATCTGGTAGCCAACGCCCTGCAAACGCGCCATTGGATCAAGGACCTTTATTATGGGGAAGAGACCTTTCTATCCGTGGTGCCGTTAACCCACAGTTACGGCATGACCAACGCCATGAACATCCCCCTGGCCCTGGCCGCCACCATTGTGCTGCTGCCGGTGTTTGAACTGGAACAGGTGCTCAAGCACATCAAAAAATACAAGCCCACGCTTTTTCCCGGGGTGCCGTCTATGTATACGGCTATCAATCAAGCGCCCAACGTGCGTTCTTATAACTTAAAGTCTATTAAAGTCTGCGTTAGCGGCGCGGCGCCCCTGCCCATTGAAGTGCAGGAAGCGTTTGAAAAATTGACCCGGGGCCGCCTGGTGGAAGGCTATGGGTTAACCGAAGCTTCGCCCGTAACCCACGCCAATCCGTTGTATGGCGTGCGCAAGGTGGGTTCCATTGGCGTTCCCATTCCCAACACGGATGTCAAAATTGTTGACCTGGCCACCGGCGCAGACCTACCGGCGCGGCAAATTGGCGAGTTGGTGGTCAAAGGACCGCAGGTGATGCAGGGCTATTGGCGCGACGAGGAGAGCACCCAAACCGTTCTCAAAAACGGCTGGCTCTACACCGGCGACGTGGCCGTGATGGACAACGAAGGTTATTTTCAAATCATCAGCCGCAAACGCGATACCATTATGGCCGGGGATTACAGCGTTTATCCGCGGGATGTAGAAGAAGTGCTCTATGAAAACAGCAAGGTTTTAGAAGCGGCCGTGGTTGGCGTGCCCACCCTGGAAAACGGGCAGCCGGTAGCCAAAATCAAAGCCTTTGTGGTGCCGCGTCCCGGCACGCATCTTTCTCAAGAGGAATTGTTGGCCCTCTGCCGGCGACGGCTGGACGAATACGCCGTGCCCTGGGAGATTGAGTTCAGGCCAGAACTGCCCAAATCGTTTATCGGCAAAGTGCTGCGGCGGATGTTGGTTGAGGAATCGGTTGAAGAATCGGTTGAAGAAAATGAAACAAAAAAGTAA
- a CDS encoding sugar phosphate isomerase/epimerase produces MSKLPIAVQMYTVRAAAARDFRGALRQVARIGYPAVELAGTFGLSIAELQQILADLGLKVVSAHVSLADLRANLDRQIETYLALGAEYLVCPSLPQDERSDEARYRAAAAELNDIGRRCRAKGLLFCYHHHAFEFVQFNGKTGLEILWGNSDPAHVQLETDTYWAQAGGLDPAQILRRWAGRVPLVHVKDMSAGTPPTFAEVGAGVLDWPGIFAAAKESGAKWYIVEQDTCPGDPLASLQVSFDNLVQMTNDGG; encoded by the coding sequence ATGTCAAAATTACCCATTGCGGTGCAGATGTATACGGTTCGTGCGGCGGCGGCCCGGGATTTTCGCGGAGCGTTGCGGCAAGTGGCCCGGATCGGTTATCCGGCGGTAGAGCTGGCCGGTACGTTTGGTTTAAGCATTGCCGAGTTACAGCAAATCCTGGCTGATTTGGGCCTGAAAGTGGTCAGCGCCCACGTGTCGCTGGCCGATTTGCGGGCCAATCTTGACCGCCAGATTGAAACTTACCTGGCCCTGGGCGCGGAGTACCTGGTGTGTCCTTCGCTGCCGCAGGATGAGCGCAGCGATGAAGCCCGCTATCGGGCCGCAGCCGCTGAACTCAACGATATTGGCCGGCGCTGCCGGGCCAAAGGCCTGCTGTTCTGTTATCATCACCACGCTTTTGAGTTTGTTCAATTCAACGGCAAAACCGGCTTGGAAATTTTGTGGGGGAACAGCGACCCGGCCCATGTGCAACTTGAAACCGACACTTATTGGGCGCAAGCCGGCGGCCTGGACCCGGCGCAGATACTGCGTCGCTGGGCGGGCCGGGTACCGCTGGTGCACGTGAAGGATATGTCGGCCGGCACGCCGCCCACGTTTGCCGAGGTCGGCGCCGGTGTTTTGGATTGGCCCGGTATTTTTGCCGCAGCCAAAGAAAGCGGCGCAAAGTGGTACATCGTTGAGCAAGATACCTGTCCCGGCGACCCCCTGGCGAGTTTGCAGGTCAGTTTTGACAACTTGGTGCAGATGACCAATGACGGTGGATGA
- a CDS encoding ABC-F family ATP-binding cassette domain-containing protein, with protein sequence MLHVTKLCKSYGLETVLADVSFVVNFGERVGLVGPNGCGKTTLLRLIAGQEQADGGSVRFDPPELEVGYLAQALIFEAGETVNAALARATAGHSQAWADMQHYAGLMAKPASATQLDALTTAYAGAEARFEAAGGYTLEARREAILTGLGLAEVPRDLPVEKLSGGQKTRLGLAGLLTRRPCLLLLDEPTNHLDLDALAWLEEWLRNYDGAVLLVSHDRAFLDAATTRTLVIDPATHTLRDFAGNYTAYTETLTREIERQWQAYQDQQDEVFRLQNAARRLRGQAKMKRGGKGDSGDKFAKGFFSDQSTRTVARAKQIERRVERLLTEERVDKPSRRWQLKVDFADDAGGARQVLRLENLAMAFGERALFSRVNLILTHGQRAALVGPNGEGKTTLLRLIAGELAPTAGQVQLGAGVKLGYMAQEQEILEPDLTPYDTIRAEAVKMDQTEIRRFLHFFLFSGDDVFVRVGDLSFGERARLMLALLVAQGCNFLLLDEPVNHLDIPSRERFEEALAQFPGTMLAVAHDRAFIRRATTGIWELRDGQIRARF encoded by the coding sequence ATGTTACACGTCACCAAACTATGCAAAAGTTATGGTCTGGAGACCGTTCTGGCCGATGTCTCTTTTGTCGTCAACTTCGGCGAGCGGGTGGGCCTGGTGGGGCCAAACGGCTGCGGCAAAACCACGCTGCTGCGCCTCATCGCCGGGCAGGAGCAGGCCGATGGCGGCAGCGTGCGGTTTGACCCGCCGGAACTGGAGGTGGGCTACCTGGCCCAGGCCCTGATTTTTGAGGCCGGGGAAACGGTTAATGCGGCCCTGGCCCGCGCTACGGCCGGGCATAGCCAGGCCTGGGCCGATATGCAGCATTACGCCGGGCTGATGGCAAAACCTGCTTCTGCTACCCAGCTTGACGCCCTCACTACCGCCTACGCCGGGGCCGAAGCCCGTTTTGAGGCTGCCGGCGGTTACACGTTGGAAGCCCGGCGGGAGGCCATTCTCACCGGTCTGGGCCTGGCCGAGGTGCCGCGCGACCTGCCGGTTGAAAAATTAAGCGGCGGGCAAAAAACACGATTGGGTTTGGCCGGGCTGTTGACCCGCCGGCCGTGCCTGCTGCTGCTGGACGAGCCGACCAATCACCTTGACCTTGACGCCCTGGCCTGGCTGGAAGAATGGCTGCGTAATTACGATGGCGCGGTTTTGCTGGTGTCGCACGACCGGGCCTTTTTGGATGCCGCCACCACCCGCACCTTGGTCATAGACCCGGCCACCCACACCCTGCGCGACTTTGCCGGAAATTATACTGCTTACACCGAAACCCTGACCCGCGAGATAGAACGGCAGTGGCAAGCCTACCAGGACCAACAGGACGAAGTTTTCCGGCTGCAAAACGCAGCCCGCCGGCTGCGGGGTCAGGCCAAAATGAAACGGGGCGGCAAAGGCGACAGCGGCGACAAGTTTGCCAAGGGTTTCTTTTCCGACCAATCTACCCGGACGGTGGCCCGGGCCAAACAAATTGAACGGCGGGTAGAGCGACTGCTCACCGAAGAGCGCGTTGATAAACCGTCGCGCCGTTGGCAATTGAAAGTTGATTTTGCCGACGACGCCGGCGGCGCGCGCCAGGTGTTGCGCCTGGAAAACCTGGCTATGGCTTTTGGGGAGCGGGCGCTTTTTAGCCGGGTCAATTTAATCCTCACCCACGGCCAGCGGGCGGCCCTGGTTGGCCCCAACGGAGAAGGCAAAACCACCCTGCTGCGCCTCATCGCCGGGGAGTTGGCCCCGACAGCCGGGCAAGTGCAGTTGGGCGCAGGGGTTAAATTGGGCTATATGGCTCAAGAGCAAGAGATTCTGGAGCCGGACCTGACCCCTTATGATACTATCCGGGCCGAGGCCGTTAAGATGGACCAAACCGAGATACGCCGTTTTTTGCACTTTTTCCTCTTTAGCGGCGACGACGTGTTTGTGAGGGTGGGCGACCTTAGTTTTGGCGAGCGGGCGCGGCTGATGCTGGCTCTGCTGGTGGCGCAGGGCTGTAATTTTTTACTGCTCGATGAGCCGGTCAATCATCTTGACATCCCCAGCCGGGAGCGTTTTGAAGAGGCCCTGGCTCAATTTCCCGGCACAATGTTGGCCGTGGCCCACGACCGCGCTTTTATTCGCCGGGCTACGACGGGCATTTGGGAATTGCGGGACGGGCAAATCCGGGCGCGTTTTTAA
- a CDS encoding DUF2723 domain-containing protein, which yields MMSKNHSHPYWIDLGITAALFSLALLVYNATLTPSLSYKSPDGNELATVPYLLGLVHSTGYPLYTWLGKLFTFIPIGDVAHRMNLMSAILGAMGVGLLYLIIMLNSGQSGAGLSPPAANRPMRRITAMFTALLFAFSLTFWSQTGIAEVYAPNVFMIILTLLTLLIWARLEERARARSTAGVWRRFLPSGRSLALLFIFGLLFGLSLGTHMSNLGFAPAFALFIILVSWRTALSPLAIMGGGLGFCLGVLQFLWLPYKAATLNDPFMLQRAPATLAGIYNYTLGAFPQFKFAFAWWQLPERIVLYQDILRQQYGLGRILLGLYGMAELLWRRPKRFFLLIGMYLFHVWFFIQYRVFDLDVFFIPAHLLYVIFIGFGVTCLGGYVVSGWRHSTRRKWLWLGATGLLAALLGLAVAGQVKANWASNDYSKDTAINDFYHNVWTMLPANSVLLGQGGVFGYDMFYWRLVYNVRPDVTLPMIEGPRPDPNILAGRTLYTTTPTNSGGPRNLGGPAQQGRTPWSPPANMSPAEAWYVPVLIGGGDDVGAAPRPRPGLTLYRVQNEPPQLSTAQPTPQFRVNQSFGSLTLLGYDLASATAQPGGRLELTLYWQAQNPPPELIATSLGELRLEQHEFGLGNLSRYLAEVQPPPSDAIVESYTVVVPSTITPGEYPLTVSLQSRWPVGRPGLAEPDGKVNQPAETITLANIVILTTNDHRPTTNNDQ from the coding sequence ATGATGTCTAAAAACCACTCCCACCCTTACTGGATTGACCTGGGTATCACGGCGGCTCTGTTTAGCTTGGCCCTCCTCGTCTACAACGCCACCCTTACCCCCAGTCTGAGCTACAAAAGCCCCGACGGTAACGAACTGGCCACCGTGCCTTACCTGTTGGGCCTGGTCCATTCTACCGGCTATCCACTTTACACCTGGCTGGGCAAACTGTTTACCTTCATCCCCATCGGCGACGTAGCCCACCGCATGAACCTGATGAGCGCCATCCTGGGCGCTATGGGCGTGGGGCTGCTTTATTTGATCATCATGTTGAATTCAGGCCAGTCTGGCGCCGGGTTATCCCCTCCGGCTGCTAACCGCCCCATGCGCCGGATAACGGCTATGTTCACAGCCCTGCTGTTTGCCTTTTCCCTCACCTTCTGGTCGCAAACGGGCATTGCCGAAGTTTACGCGCCCAACGTATTTATGATTATCTTGACCCTCCTGACCCTCCTGATCTGGGCGCGACTGGAGGAGCGCGCCCGGGCGCGGTCAACCGCCGGGGTCTGGCGGCGATTTCTGCCCTCCGGGCGCTCCCTGGCCCTGCTGTTTATTTTTGGCCTGCTCTTTGGCCTGTCGTTGGGCACCCACATGAGCAACTTGGGCTTTGCCCCGGCTTTTGCTCTCTTTATCATATTGGTCAGTTGGCGCACGGCCCTGAGTCCGCTGGCCATTATGGGGGGCGGATTGGGCTTTTGCCTGGGCGTTTTGCAATTTCTGTGGCTGCCCTATAAAGCCGCCACCCTCAACGATCCCTTTATGCTACAACGCGCGCCGGCCACCCTGGCCGGAATCTATAACTACACTCTAGGCGCGTTCCCCCAATTCAAATTTGCCTTTGCCTGGTGGCAATTGCCGGAACGTATTGTGCTTTACCAGGACATACTGCGCCAGCAGTACGGCCTGGGCAGAATTCTGCTGGGTCTGTATGGCATGGCCGAGCTGCTCTGGCGGCGGCCCAAACGATTTTTTCTCTTGATCGGGATGTACCTATTTCACGTTTGGTTTTTTATTCAATACCGTGTTTTTGATCTGGACGTGTTCTTCATCCCGGCCCACCTGCTTTACGTTATTTTCATCGGCTTTGGCGTCACCTGCCTGGGGGGATACGTGGTGAGCGGGTGGCGACATTCTACCCGGCGCAAATGGCTTTGGCTTGGCGCAACCGGCCTGCTGGCCGCCCTGCTGGGGCTGGCCGTAGCCGGGCAGGTCAAGGCCAATTGGGCGTCTAACGATTATTCCAAAGACACCGCCATCAACGATTTCTACCACAACGTCTGGACAATGCTGCCCGCGAACAGCGTGCTGCTGGGCCAGGGAGGCGTGTTTGGGTATGACATGTTCTACTGGCGACTGGTCTACAACGTGCGGCCCGACGTAACCCTGCCGATGATAGAAGGCCCCCGGCCCGATCCCAATATCCTGGCCGGGCGGACTCTCTACACCACCACCCCTACTAACTCAGGTGGGCCTCGAAATCTTGGCGGCCCGGCGCAACAAGGCCGCACGCCCTGGTCGCCGCCCGCCAACATGTCGCCCGCCGAAGCCTGGTACGTGCCGGTTTTAATTGGCGGCGGCGATGACGTTGGCGCCGCGCCGCGCCCCCGCCCCGGCCTCACCCTGTACCGGGTGCAAAACGAGCCGCCGCAATTATCAACAGCACAGCCAACGCCCCAGTTCAGGGTTAACCAATCATTTGGCTCGTTAACCTTGCTTGGCTACGATTTAGCCTCGGCCACGGCGCAGCCGGGGGGCCGCCTGGAACTGACCCTTTATTGGCAGGCTCAAAACCCGCCGCCGGAGTTGATTGCCACCAGCCTGGGAGAGTTGAGACTGGAGCAACATGAATTTGGCCTGGGAAACTTATCCCGCTACCTGGCCGAAGTCCAACCGCCCCCATCTGACGCGATTGTAGAATCGTATACCGTGGTGGTGCCGTCTACCATCACGCCGGGGGAATATCCGCTGACGGTCAGTTTGCAAAGCCGGTGGCCGGTGGGGAGGCCTGGTTTGGCCGAGCCGGACGGTAAGGTGAACCAACCCGCAGAAACCATCACCCTGGCCAACATTGTTATTCTGACGACCAACGACCACCGACCAACGACCAACAATGACCAATAA